In one window of Bacillota bacterium DNA:
- a CDS encoding pyridoxal-phosphate dependent enzyme translates to MNRLPTIDDIKTSELRIRPYIHRTPVLTNRTINKICSAEVFFKAENFQKVGAFKARGAVNAVFSLEEEQISKGVATHSSGNHAAALAYAAKCRGIKAYVVMPENAPENKKAAVAGYGARIIYSESTQKAREEMLNQIIVDTGAFFIHPYNDYRVITGQATAAMELLKEVPTLDSLLVPVGGGGLLSGSALIIRALSTHTLIFGTEPKRADDAFRSLKAGYIIPQDNPVTIADGLRTSLGDLTFPIIRDHVTDIFTVQEIEIINAMRLIWERMKIIIEPSAAVPVAALLYRREQVPGSKIGIILSGGNADLDNLAFKS, encoded by the coding sequence ATGAATAGGCTGCCCACCATAGATGACATAAAGACTTCGGAGCTGAGGATCAGGCCTTATATTCACCGCACTCCGGTTCTGACAAACAGGACAATAAATAAAATATGTTCTGCAGAAGTCTTTTTTAAAGCAGAAAATTTTCAGAAGGTTGGAGCGTTCAAGGCAAGGGGTGCAGTAAATGCTGTTTTTAGCCTTGAAGAAGAACAAATTTCAAAAGGTGTTGCCACTCACTCTTCCGGAAATCATGCAGCCGCCCTGGCTTATGCGGCCAAGTGCAGGGGGATAAAAGCATATGTAGTTATGCCTGAGAATGCACCGGAAAATAAGAAAGCTGCAGTAGCGGGTTATGGTGCCAGAATTATCTACAGTGAATCAACACAAAAGGCCCGCGAAGAAATGTTAAATCAAATAATAGTTGATACCGGCGCTTTTTTTATCCATCCATACAATGATTACCGGGTCATAACCGGTCAGGCGACAGCAGCAATGGAGCTGTTAAAGGAAGTACCCACACTTGATTCTCTTTTGGTTCCTGTAGGAGGAGGAGGTCTGCTCAGCGGTTCTGCACTGATTATAAGAGCGCTTAGCACCCATACTTTAATCTTCGGTACGGAACCGAAGAGGGCCGACGATGCTTTCCGTTCACTCAAGGCAGGATATATAATTCCACAGGATAACCCGGTTACTATTGCCGATGGATTACGTACTTCACTGGGGGATCTTACATTTCCGATAATCCGTGATCATGTTACCGATATCTTTACGGTTCAGGAAATAGAGATTATTAATGCAATGAGATTGATCTGGGAAAGGATGAAAATAATTATAGAACCCTCTGCTGCTGTCCCAGTAGCGGCATTGCTTTATAGAAGAGAGCAGGTGCCGGGCTCAAAAATAGGCATCATACTTTCCGGTGGCAATGCAGATCTTGATAATCTTGCTTTTAAGTCATAG
- a CDS encoding FAD:protein FMN transferase, with product MRKLIIVLFVVVLIFITGCSDRSQTGYTRYQESYFDTFDTLVQFVAYTESEEEFNGYAEKFHERLKELHRLYDIYITYEGVNNLKTINDRAGIEPVKVDQEIIDLILFSREWSEKTGGAVNIALGPVLSIWHSYREEALFDPANAELPPMEKLREAMEYTDLDQVIVDTIQMTVYLPYPQMSLDVGAVAKGYALQIAIKELEEAGLNSAIVSAGGNIHIVGSPRDGERDRWGVGIQDPQASIVGGQETLLDVIYLDRGSVDTSGDYQRYYIVEGELIHHLIDPATLMPATHYRAVTVVAEDSGLADFMSTALFLIPFEESKTLAESLDNFEAIWVMPDGEVRTTEGMKSLLRSNGATAR from the coding sequence ATGAGAAAATTAATAATAGTATTGTTTGTCGTGGTATTAATTTTTATTACAGGTTGCTCTGATCGCAGTCAAACTGGTTACACCAGGTACCAGGAAAGTTATTTTGACACATTCGACACTTTGGTTCAGTTTGTGGCATATACAGAAAGTGAAGAAGAGTTCAACGGGTATGCTGAAAAATTTCATGAGCGCCTGAAAGAATTACACAGGCTATACGATATCTACATTACTTACGAAGGGGTTAATAACCTGAAGACGATCAATGATCGTGCAGGGATAGAGCCGGTAAAAGTTGATCAAGAAATTATTGATCTTATTCTTTTTTCACGAGAGTGGTCAGAAAAAACTGGAGGGGCAGTCAATATTGCTCTAGGGCCTGTTTTATCAATCTGGCACAGCTATCGCGAAGAAGCGCTTTTTGATCCGGCAAATGCGGAATTGCCCCCTATGGAAAAATTGCGGGAAGCCATGGAATACACCGATCTTGATCAGGTAATCGTTGATACCATACAGATGACAGTCTATCTTCCCTATCCTCAAATGAGCCTTGATGTTGGAGCCGTGGCAAAAGGATATGCCCTGCAGATAGCAATCAAGGAGCTGGAAGAAGCAGGATTAAATTCTGCAATAGTCAGTGCGGGTGGGAATATTCATATTGTTGGAAGTCCTCGCGATGGAGAACGTGATCGCTGGGGTGTGGGTATACAGGATCCACAAGCTTCAATTGTCGGCGGTCAGGAAACACTTCTGGATGTAATTTACCTGGATCGCGGAAGTGTTGATACGAGTGGAGACTACCAGAGATACTATATCGTTGAAGGAGAATTAATCCATCACTTGATTGATCCAGCAACATTAATGCCGGCAACTCACTATAGGGCAGTTACAGTTGTTGCTGAAGATTCGGGTTTAGCTGATTTCATGTCAACCGCACTATTCCTGATTCCCTTTGAAGAGAGCAAGACCCTGGCAGAAAGCCTGGATAATTTTGAAGCGATATGGGTTATGCCCGATGGGGAAGTGAGAACCACCGAAGGTATGAAATCCTTGTTGAGAAGCAACGGCGCTACTGCAAGATAA
- a CDS encoding Dam family site-specific DNA-(adenine-N6)-methyltransferase, giving the protein MDTSIDKDIIAGYSPPLKWAGGKRWLVPHLRRYWEKHSNLRLVEPLCGGLAVALGLLPDKALLNDINPHLINFYLWVKMGLKIELPMIHDKEIYYKYRKRFNNLIEAARTDSKEAAEIFYYLNRTGYNGLCRFNKKGYYNVPFGRYNKINYRYDFNHYQKLFTRWEFSCVDFEHLSLKDDDFIYADPPYDVDFTSYSAGGFSWADQVRFANWVSMYNGPVVLSNQATTRIIELYDSLGFRIKFMKAPRRINCNGSRIPAREILATKGLKDC; this is encoded by the coding sequence ATGGATACATCAATTGATAAAGATATTATTGCCGGGTACTCCCCACCTCTTAAATGGGCGGGAGGCAAACGCTGGCTTGTTCCACATTTGAGGCGCTACTGGGAAAAGCACAGTAATTTAAGGTTAGTTGAGCCTTTATGCGGCGGTCTTGCTGTTGCACTGGGTCTGCTTCCGGACAAAGCGCTTCTGAATGATATTAATCCCCACCTGATTAACTTCTACTTGTGGGTTAAAATGGGTTTAAAGATTGAACTTCCCATGATTCACGATAAAGAAATTTATTATAAATATAGAAAACGTTTTAACAACCTCATCGAGGCGGCACGGACAGACAGCAAGGAGGCTGCAGAAATATTCTATTATCTTAACCGGACCGGCTATAATGGTTTATGCCGCTTTAATAAAAAGGGTTACTACAATGTACCTTTTGGTCGCTATAACAAGATAAACTACCGGTATGACTTTAACCATTACCAAAAGCTTTTTACTCGCTGGGAATTTAGTTGCGTTGATTTTGAACATTTAAGTTTAAAAGATGATGACTTTATATATGCTGACCCGCCCTACGATGTAGACTTTACTTCTTATTCAGCAGGTGGGTTTAGCTGGGCTGATCAGGTTCGTTTTGCTAACTGGGTATCCATGTATAATGGTCCGGTTGTCCTTTCAAATCAGGCAACAACGAGGATTATTGAACTTTATGATTCCCTGGGTTTTAGAATTAAGTTTATGAAGGCTCCCCGAAGAATAAACTGTAATGGAAGCCGTATTCCAGCCAGAGAAATTCTTGCAACTAAAGGACTGAAGGACTGTTAA
- a CDS encoding 4Fe-4S binding protein, whose amino-acid sequence MPNTLVSLDYSKCRPDLCNNGICIAVAECQLKVIGQEEKYDFPMANPSLCKGCAKCTAACPYGAISLT is encoded by the coding sequence ATGCCAAATACACTAGTTTCACTGGATTACTCAAAATGCAGGCCTGATTTATGCAACAACGGCATATGCATTGCTGTTGCAGAATGCCAGTTAAAGGTAATTGGTCAGGAAGAAAAATACGATTTCCCAATGGCCAATCCTTCTTTATGCAAGGGATGCGCAAAATGCACCGCAGCTTGTCCATACGGTGCGATCAGTTTAACCTGA
- a CDS encoding tryptophanase, giving the protein MRDRNTYAEPYRIKMVEPIKLKDRQTREMLIEKAYYNIFNLKAEDVYIDLLTDSGTSAMSANQWAGMMLGDESYAGCANFYNLQDAVEDIFGYKFIVPAHQGRAAENILMSMFVGQNQRILGNMHFDTTEGHIRLRKSSPVNLVIDEGLEPTSEYPFKGNINLDKLESELNDSNPSQVPIIIMTTTCNSNGGQPVSMENIKAAGMLAKKYNRPLFIDAARYAENCYFIKKREPGYKDKSIKEIAREMFSHADGCTMSSKKDALVNIGGFLAFKDNKEWYEKAVQIQIIYEGFRTYGGLAGRDLEAIARGLYEGIDDSYLENRIGQVNYLGHKLTEAGVPIVLPVGGHGVFIDAGQFLPHIPQEHLTGQALVVELYKEAGVRSVDLGTSTFGYVDPETGKQVFPKQELVRLAVPRRVYTDRHMDLVAKAFENIATRRDQVRGLEITFQSELMRHFTARYQLLP; this is encoded by the coding sequence TTGAGAGATCGTAATACCTATGCAGAACCATATCGAATTAAAATGGTTGAGCCGATAAAACTTAAAGATCGGCAGACCAGAGAAATGCTCATTGAAAAAGCTTACTATAATATTTTCAATCTAAAAGCCGAGGATGTATATATTGATCTGCTTACGGACAGCGGAACATCTGCAATGAGCGCTAACCAGTGGGCGGGAATGATGCTGGGTGATGAATCCTATGCAGGCTGTGCTAATTTCTATAACCTTCAGGATGCAGTTGAAGATATTTTCGGTTATAAATTTATAGTCCCTGCCCACCAGGGAAGGGCAGCGGAAAATATCCTGATGTCCATGTTTGTTGGTCAAAATCAGCGAATATTGGGCAATATGCACTTTGATACCACAGAAGGACATATCCGGTTAAGAAAATCATCGCCGGTTAACTTAGTCATCGATGAAGGACTTGAACCGACTTCTGAATATCCCTTTAAAGGCAATATTAACCTTGATAAACTGGAAAGCGAGTTAAATGACAGCAACCCTTCACAGGTACCCATAATCATCATGACCACTACCTGTAACAGCAATGGCGGCCAACCGGTATCAATGGAAAATATTAAGGCTGCAGGCATGCTGGCAAAAAAATATAATCGGCCACTATTTATTGATGCTGCCAGGTATGCAGAAAATTGTTATTTTATTAAGAAAAGGGAGCCAGGTTACAAAGATAAATCCATTAAAGAGATAGCCCGTGAAATGTTCTCCCATGCAGATGGCTGTACAATGAGTTCGAAAAAAGATGCCCTGGTCAATATCGGAGGGTTCCTGGCATTCAAGGATAATAAGGAATGGTATGAAAAAGCGGTCCAGATCCAGATTATCTACGAAGGTTTTCGAACCTACGGTGGTCTGGCCGGTCGAGATCTGGAAGCCATAGCCAGAGGACTATACGAAGGTATTGATGATAGTTACCTTGAAAACAGAATTGGACAGGTTAATTACCTGGGACATAAACTTACAGAAGCCGGGGTGCCAATTGTCCTTCCAGTTGGCGGTCATGGAGTCTTTATTGATGCAGGACAATTTTTACCCCATATTCCACAGGAACATTTAACCGGACAAGCCCTGGTTGTAGAATTATATAAAGAAGCAGGTGTTCGCTCTGTAGATTTAGGAACAAGTACTTTCGGTTATGTTGACCCGGAGACAGGCAAGCAGGTCTTTCCGAAACAGGAGTTAGTACGACTTGCTGTCCCGAGAAGAGTTTATACAGATCGTCATATGGATCTTGTAGCTAAAGCATTCGAGAATATTGCTACACGGAGAGATCAGGTAAGAGGTCTTGAAATAACGTTTCAGTCAGAACTAATGAGACATTTTACTGCCAGGTACCAGCTGTTGCCATGA
- the ade gene encoding adenine deaminase: MNNKLIGKKLLKKRIAVSMEEQPAELLLKGGKIVDLCNLSFYESNIAIVGGHIAAIGEFYTSGQEIIELKGSYVTPGLIDSHLHIESTLLLPPELARVIVTQGTTAIVHDPHEIANVLGIKGVNLMLEAAKGLPCDFFATIPSCVPATDMETSGGEIRIKEVEKLLNFANVIALGEMMNYPGVINREFEVLEKLLISSSAGKPLDGHAPDLSGRELQAYLTSGISTDHECITAREAMEKLRYGMKIIIRHGSATSSLDELLPLVTRANSSQFMFGSDDRDAGELLTQGHVNGILRAAVKIDGDPLLMLRLATLSAANHYRLYDRGMITPGKRADLVVFEDLKAFKPLVVIKDGRIVAREGKIEASIPQFTLPPFARNSVKINKTITEADFTLKYPPGRIPVIGVVPGQLVTEKLELDLPRMGNGEVSSITESGINKISVIERHGKNGNIAVGLISGFDLKYGALASSVAHDSHNIIVVGASESAMALAVNELVRIGGGFAVVGEENQLKALLPLEAAGLMSVDSAAQVADEMNNILLAAGKLGTRLPQPFLTLAFMALPVIPSLKITDRGLFDVDKFTYL, encoded by the coding sequence GTGAATAATAAATTAATCGGAAAAAAATTATTAAAAAAAAGGATTGCAGTATCAATGGAAGAGCAGCCTGCCGAACTTTTGCTGAAAGGGGGAAAAATTGTTGATTTATGTAACCTTTCATTTTATGAATCGAATATAGCAATTGTTGGTGGTCATATTGCAGCGATTGGAGAATTTTACACGAGTGGTCAGGAAATAATTGAGTTAAAGGGGAGTTATGTCACTCCGGGTTTGATCGACTCTCACCTCCATATCGAGAGTACGCTTTTGCTGCCGCCAGAGCTAGCCAGGGTGATTGTTACCCAGGGAACTACTGCAATAGTCCATGACCCTCATGAAATCGCCAATGTTCTGGGAATAAAGGGAGTAAACCTGATGCTTGAAGCAGCTAAGGGTTTACCGTGTGACTTTTTTGCTACTATTCCATCTTGTGTTCCAGCTACAGATATGGAAACCAGCGGCGGAGAAATAAGAATTAAGGAAGTGGAAAAATTACTGAATTTCGCGAATGTTATTGCCTTGGGAGAAATGATGAATTATCCAGGTGTGATTAACCGCGAGTTTGAAGTTCTGGAGAAGCTCTTGATTTCATCATCAGCAGGAAAACCTCTTGATGGGCATGCGCCGGATCTAAGTGGCAGAGAACTGCAGGCTTATCTGACATCTGGGATTTCTACTGATCACGAATGTATTACTGCTCGAGAGGCGATGGAAAAACTAAGGTACGGTATGAAAATTATTATCCGTCACGGATCGGCAACATCCAGCCTGGATGAGCTGCTTCCGCTGGTTACCAGAGCAAACAGCAGCCAGTTTATGTTTGGCAGTGATGATCGTGATGCCGGAGAACTCCTGACACAGGGTCATGTAAATGGAATTCTCCGGGCTGCTGTTAAGATAGACGGCGACCCCTTACTGATGCTGAGGCTGGCGACATTAAGTGCAGCAAACCACTACAGACTCTATGACCGGGGTATGATTACACCGGGTAAACGGGCTGATCTGGTAGTTTTTGAAGACCTGAAAGCATTTAAGCCACTAGTGGTAATAAAAGATGGCCGGATTGTAGCTCGCGAAGGGAAAATAGAAGCTTCGATACCCCAATTTACTTTACCACCTTTTGCACGAAATTCTGTAAAGATTAACAAGACAATTACTGAAGCTGATTTCACATTAAAATATCCACCAGGCAGAATTCCGGTTATTGGTGTAGTGCCGGGACAACTGGTTACAGAGAAACTGGAGCTTGATTTGCCCCGCATGGGGAACGGTGAAGTAAGTTCAATTACCGAATCTGGCATAAATAAGATTTCTGTGATTGAGAGACACGGTAAAAACGGTAATATTGCTGTAGGTTTGATCAGTGGTTTTGATCTGAAATACGGTGCTCTGGCATCAAGTGTAGCCCATGATTCTCATAACATTATTGTTGTAGGAGCATCCGAATCAGCAATGGCTCTTGCTGTTAATGAGTTAGTCAGAATCGGTGGAGGTTTTGCGGTTGTTGGTGAAGAAAATCAATTGAAGGCTTTACTTCCTCTGGAGGCTGCCGGGTTGATGTCAGTTGATTCTGCAGCACAGGTTGCCGATGAGATGAATAATATCCTCCTGGCTGCCGGAAAGTTGGGGACCAGGCTTCCCCAACCATTCCTGACGCTTGCATTCATGGCTTTACCGGTAATTCCTTCCCTGAAAATTACCGATCGAGGCCTTTTCGATGTTGATAAATTTACCTATCTATAA
- a CDS encoding cold-shock protein, which produces MQGKVKWFNPDKGYGFIETEEGKDVFVHFSAIQSEGFKTLEEGQAVEFEVVEGERGSQAANVIAL; this is translated from the coding sequence ATGCAGGGAAAAGTAAAATGGTTTAACCCGGACAAAGGCTATGGTTTTATCGAAACTGAGGAAGGCAAAGATGTTTTTGTTCACTTCTCAGCAATCCAGAGTGAAGGATTTAAAACCCTCGAAGAAGGTCAGGCTGTTGAGTTTGAAGTAGTAGAGGGCGAGCGCGGTTCACAGGCTGCAAACGTTATAGCATTATAA
- a CDS encoding universal stress protein: protein MKILVCTDGSENSQKCIEVAARMVGDCEINEIVLIHVHESAPFFPDYWHGKYPFTPEEEKQLKKIDKRLLEERKKYFHDAEKVFESHPIQVQTVFKVGHPAEVITHFADEGNFDLIIIGRRGTGGVKKLFLGSVSNAVLQAAKTNVLIVK from the coding sequence ATGAAAATATTGGTATGCACAGATGGTTCAGAAAATAGCCAGAAATGTATAGAAGTCGCTGCCCGAATGGTTGGTGATTGCGAAATTAATGAAATTGTCCTCATACATGTTCATGAAAGTGCGCCTTTTTTCCCTGATTACTGGCATGGGAAATACCCTTTTACACCTGAAGAAGAAAAGCAGTTAAAGAAAATTGACAAGAGACTGCTTGAAGAAAGAAAAAAATATTTTCATGATGCTGAAAAAGTCTTTGAAAGCCATCCAATTCAGGTCCAGACAGTCTTTAAGGTTGGGCATCCGGCTGAAGTGATAACCCACTTTGCTGATGAAGGAAATTTTGATCTTATCATCATTGGCAGGCGGGGAACAGGGGGGGTTAAGAAACTATTTCTCGGCAGTGTCAGTAATGCTGTTTTGCAGGCAGCAAAAACCAATGTTTTAATCGTAAAGTAG
- a CDS encoding nitroreductase family protein — protein MYNILMTALETIQRRLSVRRYSDKSIETSVREDLGTYFEEAGKGLFGNLVRFKLLDLGPMSREEMRSLGTYGFIKGAKLFVLAAVKENRWAFEDIGYCMEKVILKATELGLGTCWLGGTFRRSAFAAKMELSADEMLPAISPIGYTHNESFTSDRVLRYTIGSVKRLPWRNLFYEGNDQQPLEKASAADFVDALEAIRIAPSASNKQPWRIVKGENSQQYHLYLKENKLYNRLLGKIRIQHIDMGIAMCHFEMVAREQGLSGGWEVANPGSKYDGLQYIATWVS, from the coding sequence ATGTATAATATTCTTATGACTGCATTAGAAACTATTCAAAGACGTTTATCCGTCCGAAGGTATTCAGATAAGAGTATTGAAACCTCCGTCCGAGAAGATCTGGGAACATATTTTGAAGAAGCTGGTAAGGGTTTGTTTGGCAATTTGGTCCGTTTTAAACTGCTGGATTTAGGGCCAATGTCCCGGGAAGAAATGCGATCTTTAGGAACTTACGGTTTCATTAAAGGAGCTAAACTTTTTGTCCTGGCTGCGGTGAAGGAAAACAGGTGGGCATTTGAAGATATCGGATATTGCATGGAAAAAGTTATTTTAAAAGCAACTGAGCTTGGCCTGGGCACCTGCTGGCTTGGTGGAACATTTAGGAGAAGTGCCTTCGCGGCTAAAATGGAACTTTCTGCTGATGAAATGCTCCCGGCCATAAGTCCTATAGGTTACACTCATAATGAATCATTTACTTCAGATCGTGTGCTGCGTTACACTATCGGTTCTGTCAAGCGACTTCCCTGGAGAAATCTTTTTTATGAAGGTAATGATCAACAGCCATTGGAAAAAGCTAGCGCTGCGGATTTTGTTGATGCCCTGGAAGCCATCCGAATCGCTCCTTCTGCATCGAATAAGCAGCCATGGCGTATAGTAAAAGGTGAGAACAGCCAACAATATCATCTGTATCTGAAGGAAAACAAACTTTACAATAGATTATTAGGGAAGATCAGGATACAGCACATTGATATGGGGATCGCTATGTGTCATTTTGAAATGGTTGCACGTGAACAGGGGTTATCAGGCGGTTGGGAAGTTGCCAATCCGGGATCAAAATATGATGGGCTACAGTATATTGCTACCTGGGTGAGTTAA
- a CDS encoding CDP-alcohol phosphatidyltransferase family protein, with product MTGKLTIPNILSLSRIVLLPLLFIILYSGHHYLFLAGYILIGSTDFFDGIFARRLNQVSHFGKELDSLADLFFYISSAFFLNYLFPEVIAANKLYLFVFFSLLGFSFILSGLLFRRPVMMHTIILRFNAVMVYFTLICSFVFDTTLLVRLVILIYIIGFIEEILIFIFFGNVNPDTRSIFHLLKGRTVNN from the coding sequence TTGACAGGTAAGCTTACCATACCTAATATATTGTCTCTATCAAGAATCGTTTTACTTCCTCTTCTTTTTATTATCCTCTATTCCGGACATCATTATCTTTTTTTGGCAGGATATATTCTAATCGGTTCAACTGATTTTTTTGATGGAATATTTGCCAGAAGGCTTAACCAGGTTTCTCATTTTGGCAAGGAGCTCGATTCCCTGGCTGATCTTTTTTTCTACATATCTTCAGCTTTTTTTTTAAATTATCTGTTCCCCGAGGTTATTGCAGCAAATAAATTATACCTGTTTGTCTTTTTCTCGCTTCTCGGTTTTTCATTCATCCTATCAGGGTTATTGTTCCGTAGGCCGGTTATGATGCATACTATAATATTGCGGTTCAATGCTGTAATGGTCTATTTTACTTTAATCTGCTCATTTGTATTTGATACAACACTGTTAGTCAGGTTAGTAATTTTAATTTATATTATTGGGTTTATCGAAGAAATACTAATTTTTATTTTTTTTGGCAATGTAAATCCTGATACCAGATCTATTTTCCACCTGCTGAAGGGAAGGACGGTTAATAATTGA
- a CDS encoding arginine deiminase: MNKPIQIWSEVGQLKKVLLHRPGLELKNLTPRYLEELLFDEIPWLAKAQLEHDGFAHALQENGVEVFYVDQMLIDIVNDSDVKSELIKRHLKASPLIEPDVLDTIYNYLFEQPSDKLVSMIIAGLSKQEVQHLKTYRTLSDLTLDSYPFYLAPLPNMYFTRDHGSMIGSKLQISSMFLPARRLETIFLRMIQKYHPLFRDIDLAFHEEIPYGIEGGDVFVLNRDTLMIGLSERTTEEAIEWVAHKYLIEKGLVKQIIVVQVPTRRAYMHLDTVLTMVDLDKFLMYPGVRDVINVYWLEKGSDNRVEASNGYNLQGALRKALNLKNVEIIYSGADEEITAAREQWGDSTNTLAVKPGLVVCYDRNEATNETLRQYGVEVIEIDGSELVRGRGGPRCMSMPLHRDEIS, translated from the coding sequence TTGAATAAACCGATACAAATTTGGTCCGAGGTTGGCCAGCTAAAAAAAGTGTTGCTCCACCGACCCGGTTTGGAACTAAAAAATCTGACTCCCCGGTATCTGGAAGAGCTTCTTTTTGATGAAATACCATGGTTGGCAAAGGCCCAGTTGGAACATGATGGTTTTGCCCATGCTTTGCAGGAGAATGGGGTTGAAGTTTTTTATGTAGATCAGATGCTGATAGATATTGTCAATGACTCTGATGTTAAAAGCGAGTTGATTAAAAGGCACTTAAAAGCAAGTCCCCTGATCGAACCTGATGTACTCGATACAATATACAACTACCTATTTGAGCAACCTTCTGATAAGCTTGTTTCAATGATTATTGCCGGCTTATCAAAACAGGAAGTTCAGCATTTGAAAACTTACAGGACACTGAGTGATCTTACCCTGGATAGTTATCCATTCTATCTGGCCCCCCTTCCAAATATGTACTTTACCAGGGATCATGGTTCAATGATCGGTTCCAAGCTTCAGATTAGCAGCATGTTCCTACCCGCCCGTAGACTAGAAACAATATTTTTAAGAATGATCCAGAAGTATCATCCCCTCTTCCGGGATATAGATCTGGCCTTTCATGAAGAAATACCCTATGGCATCGAAGGTGGTGATGTGTTTGTTCTCAACAGGGATACCCTTATGATCGGTTTGAGTGAAAGGACTACTGAAGAAGCGATTGAATGGGTAGCTCATAAATATCTGATTGAAAAGGGTTTGGTTAAACAGATTATTGTGGTGCAGGTCCCAACCAGGCGAGCATATATGCATCTTGACACCGTATTAACTATGGTTGATTTAGATAAATTTCTCATGTACCCCGGGGTGCGGGATGTGATAAATGTTTACTGGTTGGAAAAGGGGTCTGATAACCGGGTTGAAGCAAGTAATGGTTACAATCTTCAGGGTGCACTGCGTAAAGCTTTAAACCTGAAGAATGTTGAAATAATTTATTCAGGTGCTGATGAAGAGATTACAGCTGCTCGTGAACAATGGGGTGACAGCACCAACACGCTGGCGGTAAAACCAGGCCTGGTTGTCTGTTATGATCGAAATGAAGCGACAAATGAAACCCTCAGACAGTACGGAGTAGAAGTGATCGAGATTGATGGCTCGGAACTGGTCAGAGGGAGGGGTGGTCCTCGCTGCATGAGTATGCCTCTCCATCGGGATGAAATAAGCTAA
- the glpX gene encoding class II fructose-bisphosphatase yields MERELSLEFVRVTEAAALASGRLMGRGDKEAADQAAVDAMRSVFDTVQIDGTVVIGEGEMDEAPMLYIGEKVGTGSEPVVDVAVDPLEGTNLVAKGLPNALSVVAIARRGCLLHAPDMYMDKIAVGPKARGCIDLDAPVIDNLKALAKATDREISDLTAIILDRSRHKKIISEIRKAGARVKLISDGDVSAAIATAIDNTGVDILFGIGGAPEGVIAAVALKILGGDMQARLKPEDDEDLARIKGMGLDDPNKLLYLDDLARGDDLFFAATGITDGDMLEGVRYRGQTAETHSLVMRGITGTIRNVHAVHSLSRKPHFVSREAGCR; encoded by the coding sequence GTGGAAAGGGAATTATCGCTTGAATTTGTCAGGGTAACCGAAGCAGCAGCATTAGCTTCAGGACGTCTGATGGGTCGCGGAGATAAAGAAGCAGCTGACCAGGCTGCGGTAGATGCAATGCGATCCGTATTTGATACTGTACAAATTGACGGGACAGTAGTTATCGGTGAGGGCGAAATGGATGAAGCTCCGATGCTCTATATCGGTGAAAAGGTCGGAACAGGAAGTGAACCGGTCGTAGATGTTGCCGTTGATCCGCTTGAGGGAACCAACCTGGTTGCCAAAGGGCTGCCTAATGCTCTGTCTGTGGTGGCAATTGCCCGAAGGGGCTGTCTGCTGCATGCGCCGGATATGTATATGGATAAAATTGCTGTTGGGCCGAAAGCCAGGGGATGTATCGATCTTGATGCACCTGTGATAGATAATTTAAAAGCTCTAGCCAAAGCAACAGATCGTGAAATCAGTGATCTCACGGCAATTATTCTTGATCGCTCCCGGCATAAAAAGATTATATCTGAAATAAGGAAAGCGGGTGCCCGGGTTAAGTTGATCAGCGATGGAGATGTATCTGCTGCCATTGCTACAGCAATAGATAATACGGGGGTTGATATTCTCTTCGGTATTGGAGGCGCTCCCGAAGGGGTAATTGCAGCTGTGGCATTGAAGATCCTTGGTGGCGATATGCAGGCCCGCCTTAAGCCTGAAGATGATGAGGATCTTGCTCGAATTAAAGGAATGGGCCTGGATGATCCAAACAAATTATTGTACCTGGATGATCTGGCCAGAGGAGATGATCTTTTTTTTGCCGCCACCGGAATAACTGATGGCGATATGCTTGAAGGTGTCCGTTATCGCGGTCAGACTGCAGAAACTCATTCGCTTGTGATGAGAGGAATTACGGGTACGATCAGAAATGTTCATGCTGTACATTCTCTATCAAGAAAACCGCATTTTGTATCAAGGGAAGCCGGTTGCAGGTAA